The Deinococcus sonorensis KR-87 genome includes a window with the following:
- the lysA gene encoding diaminopimelate decarboxylase, with amino-acid sequence MLSDQQLRQAADTYGTPLYTYDAQELDAALARVQAAFPGARIYYAMKANPNLTLLRRLYGAGVGFECVSLGELGRAAHIGASGDRVLVNGPAKSDEEYRLGGELGATFIVDRPGEVALLPPASSVLVRVNPALSVSTHDHLATGAAHSKFGVRPDQLPDLLAALASGGHRLRGLHLHIGSAIRDAADFRAAFGRVAELSRVTGPLEVLDVGGGWGLDADLGGIAAEARQAAAAFGAQLWVEPGRYLVARSGVLLTRVMGTKATGRDFTLLDAGMTELLRPMLYGAEHPVRALWEGAPGVSDLAGPACESGDLLGRDVTLPAGAQRGDLLAILEAGAYGAAMSSTYLTRPRPAEALWDGQTWTLIRQREPLEAIWAAEEAAG; translated from the coding sequence ATGCTCTCCGATCAACAGCTGCGTCAGGCCGCCGACACCTACGGGACCCCGCTCTACACCTACGATGCACAGGAGCTGGACGCCGCCCTGGCCCGGGTGCAGGCCGCCTTTCCTGGCGCCCGCATCTACTACGCGATGAAGGCCAATCCCAACCTGACGCTGCTGCGGCGGCTGTACGGGGCCGGGGTGGGCTTCGAGTGCGTGAGCCTGGGGGAACTGGGCCGCGCGGCGCACATCGGGGCCAGCGGCGACCGGGTGCTGGTCAACGGCCCGGCCAAGAGCGACGAGGAGTACCGGCTGGGTGGTGAGCTGGGCGCCACCTTCATCGTGGACCGGCCTGGTGAGGTCGCGCTGCTGCCGCCCGCCTCCAGCGTGCTGGTGCGGGTCAATCCGGCGCTGAGCGTCAGTACCCACGACCACCTCGCCACCGGGGCGGCACACAGCAAGTTCGGGGTGCGGCCAGACCAGCTCCCGGACCTGCTGGCCGCCCTGGCCTCGGGCGGCCACCGGCTGCGCGGCCTGCACCTGCACATCGGCAGCGCCATCCGGGACGCCGCCGATTTCCGGGCGGCGTTTGGGCGGGTGGCAGAGCTGAGCCGGGTGACCGGTCCGCTGGAGGTGCTGGACGTGGGCGGCGGCTGGGGCCTGGACGCCGACCTGGGCGGCATCGCGGCCGAGGCGCGGCAGGCTGCAGCCGCGTTCGGGGCGCAGCTGTGGGTCGAACCGGGGCGTTACCTGGTGGCCCGCAGCGGCGTGCTGCTCACCCGCGTGATGGGCACCAAGGCCACTGGCCGCGACTTCACGCTGCTGGACGCCGGCATGACCGAGCTGCTGCGCCCGATGCTGTACGGCGCCGAGCATCCGGTGCGCGCGCTGTGGGAGGGTGCGCCCGGCGTCTCGGATCTGGCCGGTCCCGCCTGCGAGAGCGGCGACCTGCTGGGCCGCGACGTCACGCTGCCGGCGGGCGCCCAGCGCGGCGACCTGCTGGCGATTCTCGAGGCGGGCGCCTACGGAGCCGCCATGAGCAGCACCTACCTGACCCGCCCCCGGCCGGCCGAGGCGCTGTGGGACGGCCAGACCTGGACCCTGATCCGGCAGCGCGAGCCGCTGGAAGCGATCTGGGCGGCCGAGGAAGCCGCAGGCTGA
- a CDS encoding mismatch-specific DNA-glycosylase, giving the protein MSATATDSDPGGLPDTSGYLVPDLLQPGLTLIIVGSAPSTISARARAYYANPQNKFWRTLHAAGLTPRLFSPQDYPQLLPLGIGLTDLAKRHAGIDSALPKEAWSRQELHAKLSHYRPRMVAFTSKRAASEGLGVPTGRLPYGLQAQPFLGVEVWVMPSTSPLADTHFQLEPWLRLGERFRELSRTPPG; this is encoded by the coding sequence ATGAGCGCTACGGCGACGGACTCTGACCCGGGCGGGTTGCCGGACACGTCCGGCTACTTAGTCCCGGATCTGCTGCAGCCGGGCCTGACGCTGATAATCGTGGGGTCTGCGCCCAGCACCATCAGCGCGCGGGCCCGGGCGTACTACGCCAACCCACAGAACAAGTTCTGGCGCACGCTGCACGCGGCGGGCCTGACGCCCCGGCTGTTCTCGCCACAGGACTACCCTCAGCTGCTGCCGCTGGGCATCGGCCTGACCGACCTGGCCAAGCGCCACGCCGGCATCGACTCGGCGCTGCCCAAGGAGGCGTGGAGCCGCCAAGAGCTGCACGCCAAGCTGAGTCACTACCGTCCCCGCATGGTGGCCTTCACCAGCAAGCGGGCGGCCTCGGAGGGGCTGGGGGTGCCCACCGGGCGGCTGCCGTATGGCCTTCAGGCGCAGCCGTTTCTGGGCGTGGAGGTGTGGGTGATGCCGTCCACCAGCCCGCTCGCCGACACGCATTTCCAGCTGGAGCCGTGGCTGCGGCTGGGCGAGCGCTTCCGGGAGCTGAGCCGCACGCCGCCCGGCTGA
- a CDS encoding sulfite oxidase-like oxidoreductase: protein MLGRFFKKPADDMDGRVPPGQTLTARFPVLTYGPVPRYALEDVTVRIFGLAEEQTFRWSDLQAMEQTTLTYDIHCVTHWSKLDTTWTGVSVPELMRHVQLKPGATHVMVHSVGGYTTNLSLDDFVRDLNLLAYRFGETPDTVAPLETEHGGPMRLVVPHLYFWKSAKWINGLEFISADAPGFWERNGYHMRGDPFKDERYGDGL, encoded by the coding sequence ATGCTTGGACGCTTTTTCAAGAAGCCTGCCGACGACATGGACGGCCGGGTGCCGCCCGGACAGACGCTCACGGCCCGCTTTCCGGTGCTGACGTATGGCCCGGTGCCGCGCTACGCCCTGGAGGACGTGACGGTGCGCATCTTCGGACTGGCCGAGGAGCAGACCTTCCGCTGGAGCGACCTGCAGGCGATGGAGCAGACCACCCTCACCTACGATATCCACTGCGTGACCCACTGGAGCAAGCTGGATACCACCTGGACCGGCGTGAGCGTGCCGGAGCTGATGCGGCACGTGCAGCTGAAGCCGGGCGCCACCCACGTGATGGTGCACAGCGTGGGCGGCTACACCACCAACCTCTCGCTGGACGACTTCGTGCGTGACCTGAACCTGCTGGCCTACCGCTTCGGCGAGACGCCCGACACGGTGGCGCCGCTGGAGACGGAGCACGGCGGGCCGATGCGGCTGGTGGTGCCGCACCTGTACTTCTGGAAGAGCGCCAAGTGGATCAACGGCCTGGAGTTCATCAGCGCCGACGCGCCCGGGTTCTGGGAGCGCAACGGGTACCACATGCGCGGGGACCCCTTCAAGGATGAGCGCTACGGCGACGGACTCTGA
- a CDS encoding transcriptional regulator — translation MSGNERFNRQRARSEVERARLTADIHDFLDVLRRTPSTGLIPFDWVRHLHPDAEYQLGTQAIPTEKIVGSVDRYREFDRYYLPREQHLDERWIGVRSAQLNGKELPPIQVYKVGELYFVKDGNHRVSVARRQGQAYIDAQVIELHVTVPPEPGDTLKDLIIKGEYADFLKFTRLNELMPDHLEILFTTPGRYQKVVEHIQTRKYYLDRKHGRDVAWEEAVCSWYVRLYARMVEQMHKHEVLARFPGRTEADLYLWMMDHRYFLTQRYGFDVGSELATVDFSKHHAPPIYKRLGQRMRLLLRGRLETDMPVPDAITAPAE, via the coding sequence ATGTCAGGCAACGAACGGTTCAACAGACAGCGGGCCAGAAGCGAGGTCGAACGGGCACGGCTGACCGCCGATATCCACGACTTCCTGGACGTGCTGCGCCGGACCCCCAGCACCGGTCTGATTCCCTTCGACTGGGTGCGCCACCTGCACCCGGACGCGGAGTATCAGCTGGGCACCCAGGCGATCCCCACCGAGAAGATCGTGGGGTCGGTGGACCGGTACCGCGAGTTCGACCGCTACTACCTGCCGCGCGAACAGCACCTGGACGAGCGCTGGATCGGGGTGCGCTCGGCGCAGCTGAACGGCAAGGAACTGCCGCCGATCCAGGTGTACAAGGTGGGTGAGCTGTACTTCGTCAAGGACGGCAACCACCGGGTCTCGGTGGCGCGCCGCCAGGGGCAGGCCTACATCGACGCGCAGGTGATCGAACTGCACGTGACGGTGCCGCCGGAGCCGGGCGACACGCTCAAGGACCTGATCATCAAGGGCGAGTACGCCGACTTCCTGAAGTTCACGCGCCTGAACGAGCTGATGCCGGACCACCTGGAGATCCTGTTCACCACGCCGGGCCGCTACCAGAAGGTGGTGGAGCACATCCAGACCCGCAAGTACTACCTGGACCGCAAGCACGGCCGCGACGTGGCGTGGGAGGAAGCGGTGTGCAGCTGGTACGTGCGCCTGTACGCGCGCATGGTGGAACAGATGCACAAGCACGAGGTGCTGGCGCGCTTCCCGGGCCGCACCGAGGCCGACCTGTACCTGTGGATGATGGACCACCGCTACTTCCTGACGCAGCGCTACGGCTTCGACGTGGGCAGCGAGCTGGCCACGGTGGACTTCAGCAAGCACCATGCCCCGCCGATCTACAAGCGGCTGGGCCAGCGGATGCGGCTGCTGCTGCGCGGCCGGCTGGAGACGGACATGCCGGTGCCGGACGCCATCACCGCGCCGGCCGAGTAA
- a CDS encoding ABC transporter substrate-binding protein translates to MKPLLTLTLLLGTAGAAPTPVVFWHSMQGVSSLIEGYASDFNRSQTQYVVTAKAVGNYREAAARLQDALQAGTAPALFQAEFTTFTALAAQGQLEPLDRAADDLPPALTQDLYPAVWRAGEVEGHRYGLPWNVSVPVLYYNAGAFRKAGVSAPATWSELETAAQRLKTGGRRPLVAVADAWTFEGLVAVRGGQLVQGNRPAFDSPEAVAALEQLTRMVRAGTAQPRTLDQVVGAALDFTRGQNVMAVASIANQNDFARLPFIQLGVAPFPCEKRCAPPLGGANLVVPRGTPAAEQAGALAFWRYLMDPARLNSWVKATGYLSPRRSVQARLSSAEAPGSARRAAADQLLMAQPRPTAPQYSRWQPLLEAAISSALSGRQSAEAALQDAQRRATQP, encoded by the coding sequence GTGAAACCGCTGCTCACCCTGACCCTGCTGCTCGGCACCGCCGGGGCCGCGCCCACTCCCGTTGTCTTCTGGCACAGCATGCAGGGCGTCTCCAGCCTGATCGAGGGCTATGCCAGCGACTTCAACCGCTCGCAGACGCAGTACGTGGTGACGGCCAAGGCGGTGGGCAACTACCGGGAGGCCGCCGCCCGGCTGCAGGACGCGCTGCAGGCCGGCACCGCCCCAGCGCTGTTCCAGGCCGAGTTCACCACCTTCACGGCGCTGGCCGCGCAGGGCCAGCTGGAGCCGCTGGACCGCGCCGCCGACGACCTGCCACCAGCACTGACGCAGGACCTCTATCCGGCTGTCTGGCGGGCCGGTGAGGTGGAGGGCCACCGCTACGGCCTGCCCTGGAACGTCAGCGTGCCGGTGCTGTACTACAACGCGGGCGCGTTCCGCAAGGCGGGCGTGAGTGCCCCGGCCACCTGGAGCGAGCTGGAGACGGCGGCGCAGCGGCTGAAGACGGGCGGGCGCCGGCCGCTGGTGGCGGTGGCCGACGCCTGGACCTTCGAGGGGCTGGTGGCGGTTCGGGGCGGTCAGCTGGTGCAGGGGAACCGTCCGGCCTTCGACTCGCCGGAAGCGGTGGCGGCGCTGGAGCAGCTGACACGCATGGTGCGTGCCGGCACGGCCCAGCCGCGCACGCTGGATCAGGTGGTGGGCGCGGCGCTGGACTTCACGCGCGGACAGAACGTGATGGCCGTGGCCAGCATCGCCAACCAGAACGACTTTGCCCGGCTGCCGTTCATTCAGCTGGGCGTGGCGCCGTTTCCCTGCGAGAAACGCTGCGCGCCCCCGCTGGGCGGCGCCAATCTGGTGGTGCCCCGGGGCACGCCGGCCGCGGAGCAGGCCGGAGCGCTGGCCTTCTGGCGCTACCTGATGGACCCGGCCCGCCTGAACAGCTGGGTCAAGGCCACCGGCTACCTGTCGCCGCGCCGCAGCGTCCAGGCCCGCCTGAGCAGCGCCGAGGCGCCGGGCTCGGCGCGCCGGGCGGCGGCCGATCAGCTGCTGATGGCCCAGCCGCGCCCCACCGCGCCGCAGTACAGCCGCTGGCAGCCGCTGCTGGAGGCGGCCATCAGCAGCGCCCTGAGTGGCCGCCAGAGTGCCGAGGCGGCCCTGCAGGACGCGCAGCGCCGGGCCACCCAGCCGTAG
- the fni gene encoding type 2 isopentenyl-diphosphate Delta-isomerase has translation MTDIETRKLRHLDACLLDDSQYQTVTTGLREVPWSYRALPELNRDEVRLDTRFLGRPLRAPVLIGAMTGGAERAALINRNLAAAAQRLGLGMMLGSQRVMLERPEAAASFQVREVAPDILLIGNLGAAQLLRGHGAASLERAIRTVGADALAIHLNPLQEALQTGGDTRWAGVLEQLRRVVPEVPFPVLLKEVGHGLGAEVARQVADVGFAALDVAGAGGTSWARVEQLVELGRVRSPDLCELGIPTAQALREVRAGLPTMPLIASGGVRSGLDAARALRLGADVVALARPLLPAALDSSEAVEAQLRQLLDELQTALFVGGYPDVAALRS, from the coding sequence GTGACCGACATCGAGACGCGCAAACTGCGCCATCTGGACGCCTGCCTGCTGGACGACTCGCAGTACCAGACCGTGACCACCGGCCTGCGCGAGGTGCCGTGGTCCTACCGCGCCCTGCCGGAGCTGAACCGCGACGAGGTGCGGCTGGACACCCGGTTTCTGGGCCGCCCGCTGCGCGCGCCGGTCCTGATCGGGGCGATGACCGGCGGGGCCGAGCGCGCCGCGCTGATCAACCGCAACCTGGCGGCCGCCGCCCAGCGGCTGGGGCTGGGCATGATGCTGGGCAGCCAGCGGGTGATGCTGGAACGCCCCGAGGCGGCGGCCAGCTTCCAGGTGCGCGAGGTCGCACCGGACATTCTGCTGATCGGGAACCTGGGCGCGGCGCAGCTGCTGCGCGGGCACGGGGCCGCCAGCCTGGAACGGGCCATCCGGACCGTGGGGGCCGACGCGCTGGCCATCCACCTCAATCCGCTGCAAGAGGCGCTGCAGACGGGCGGCGACACCCGCTGGGCCGGGGTGCTGGAGCAGCTGCGCCGGGTGGTGCCGGAGGTGCCGTTTCCGGTGCTGCTCAAGGAGGTCGGGCATGGCCTGGGCGCGGAGGTGGCCCGGCAGGTGGCGGACGTGGGTTTCGCGGCGCTGGATGTGGCCGGAGCCGGCGGCACCAGCTGGGCGCGGGTGGAACAGCTGGTGGAGCTGGGCCGGGTGCGCAGCCCGGACCTGTGCGAACTGGGCATTCCCACTGCCCAGGCGCTGCGCGAGGTGCGGGCCGGCCTGCCCACCATGCCGCTGATCGCCTCCGGGGGCGTCCGCAGCGGACTGGACGCCGCGCGCGCCCTGCGGCTGGGGGCCGATGTGGTGGCGCTGGCCCGGCCCCTGCTGCCGGCCGCCCTGGACAGCAGCGAGGCGGTGGAGGCGCAGCTGCGGCAGCTGCTGGACGAGCTGCAGACCGCCCTCTTTGTGGGCGGCTACCCGGACGTGGCCGCCCTCAGGAGCTGA
- a CDS encoding DNA glycosylase AlkZ-like family protein produces the protein MNPAPTLAQLRSAALGHTLWPRTGLQAAITRLGFVQADPIRAPARAQDLILMQRVRGYRAGDLERRYAQLDVEEDVLPNYGFVTREVQRLLHPRQHRPLRIETEAPGLLEQVLALAQPGASLHPREVEAALGRQAVSNAWGGQSSASTRALDALHYRGHLRVVRRDSGVRVYGPATHLQAAEPLTVEQRTRGVVLLLARLYGPLPQASLGYLLSLCGYGLPGLKADLRAALKAAVGETLAHARLDGVTYLWPADASLDATASPGVRLVAPFDPLVWDRRRFALLHGWTYRFEAYTPPAKRVMGYYALPVFHHERAVGWANLKVVAGELTSEVQLIPGVRHTAAFTRGLDAELARYRAFLGLSS, from the coding sequence GTGAATCCCGCCCCGACCCTGGCTCAGCTGCGCTCTGCGGCCCTGGGTCACACCTTATGGCCCCGCACCGGTCTGCAGGCGGCCATCACGCGGCTGGGCTTCGTGCAGGCCGACCCGATCCGCGCGCCGGCCCGCGCCCAGGACCTGATCCTGATGCAACGGGTGCGCGGGTACCGGGCCGGCGACCTGGAACGCCGCTACGCCCAGCTGGACGTGGAGGAGGACGTGCTGCCCAACTACGGGTTCGTGACGCGCGAGGTGCAGCGGCTGCTTCATCCGCGCCAGCACCGCCCGCTGCGGATCGAAACCGAGGCGCCGGGGCTGCTCGAGCAGGTGCTGGCGCTGGCCCAGCCGGGTGCGTCGCTGCATCCCCGCGAGGTGGAGGCGGCGCTGGGGCGGCAGGCGGTCAGCAACGCCTGGGGTGGCCAGAGCAGCGCCAGCACCCGCGCGCTGGATGCCCTGCACTACCGGGGCCATCTGCGGGTGGTGAGGCGGGACAGTGGCGTGCGGGTGTACGGACCGGCCACGCATCTGCAGGCGGCCGAGCCGCTGACGGTGGAGCAGCGGACGCGCGGCGTGGTGCTGTTGCTGGCCCGGCTGTACGGCCCGCTGCCGCAGGCGAGCCTCGGGTACCTGCTGTCGCTGTGCGGCTATGGCCTGCCGGGCCTGAAGGCCGACCTGAGGGCCGCCCTGAAGGCGGCGGTGGGCGAGACGCTGGCCCACGCCCGGCTGGATGGGGTGACCTATCTGTGGCCGGCGGATGCCTCCCTGGACGCGACCGCGTCGCCGGGGGTGCGGCTGGTGGCCCCTTTCGACCCGCTGGTGTGGGACCGCCGCCGCTTTGCCCTGCTGCACGGCTGGACCTACCGCTTCGAGGCCTACACTCCGCCGGCAAAGCGGGTGATGGGCTATTACGCCCTGCCGGTGTTTCACCATGAGCGGGCGGTGGGCTGGGCCAACCTGAAGGTGGTGGCCGGCGAGCTGACTAGCGAGGTGCAGTTGATCCCCGGGGTGAGGCACACGGCGGCCTTCACCCGGGGTCTGGACGCCGAACTTGCGCGTTACCGGGCGTTCCTGGGCCTCAGCTCCTGA
- the ffh gene encoding signal recognition particle protein: MFETLGNKLQDILERLRRESTLTETQVKAAMREIRMALLEADVNFGVARDFVARVSEKAVGTEVLGSLTAGQQVVKVVHDELIETLGGTAHQPTLKNEGNVFFMVGLQGAGKTTSSGKLAQFYKSKGRRVLLVAADTQRPAAREQLRTLGQQVGVPVLEVANGETPAQTRQRVQDFLKTDFRDLVIVDTAGRLQIDEALMDQLADLSGAMQPTETLLVVDAMTGQEALNVAKAFDERVSLSGLIITKMDGDARGGAALSARFQTGKPIYFAGTSEKLNGLEPFYPDRVAGRILGMGDVLGLIERAQQADLAQMEMKKAGEFDLEDLLTQLRQIRKMGPLGELMKLIPGMSRALPEGFNVDEKQIQKIDALISSMTLKERRNPGILNASRRRRIASGSGSSVQEVNRLIKMHEQMKGMMKLLQGMQGGKPGAKMPKLPPGLGSFPGRK; this comes from the coding sequence ATGTTCGAGACCCTCGGAAACAAGCTCCAGGACATTCTGGAACGCCTGCGCCGCGAAAGTACCCTGACCGAAACTCAGGTCAAGGCGGCCATGCGCGAAATCCGGATGGCGCTGCTGGAAGCGGACGTGAACTTCGGCGTGGCCCGTGACTTTGTGGCCCGCGTCAGCGAGAAGGCGGTGGGCACCGAGGTGCTGGGCAGCCTGACCGCCGGCCAGCAGGTGGTGAAGGTGGTGCACGACGAGCTGATCGAGACGCTCGGCGGCACGGCCCACCAGCCGACCCTCAAGAACGAGGGCAATGTGTTTTTCATGGTGGGGCTGCAGGGTGCCGGCAAAACCACCAGCAGCGGCAAGCTGGCCCAGTTCTACAAGAGCAAGGGGCGCCGGGTGCTGCTGGTGGCCGCCGACACCCAGCGCCCGGCCGCCCGTGAGCAGCTGCGGACCCTCGGGCAGCAGGTGGGCGTGCCAGTGCTGGAGGTGGCCAACGGTGAGACGCCGGCTCAGACCCGCCAGCGCGTACAGGACTTCCTGAAGACTGACTTCCGCGACCTGGTCATCGTGGACACGGCGGGCCGCCTGCAGATTGATGAGGCGCTGATGGATCAGCTAGCTGACCTGAGCGGGGCCATGCAGCCAACCGAGACGCTGCTGGTGGTGGACGCCATGACCGGTCAGGAAGCGCTGAACGTGGCCAAAGCCTTCGATGAGCGGGTGTCGCTGAGCGGTCTGATCATCACCAAGATGGACGGCGACGCCCGCGGCGGTGCGGCCCTCTCCGCCCGCTTCCAGACCGGCAAGCCGATCTACTTCGCTGGCACCAGCGAGAAACTGAATGGCCTGGAACCGTTCTACCCGGACCGGGTGGCCGGGCGCATCCTGGGCATGGGCGACGTGCTGGGCCTAATTGAGCGGGCGCAGCAGGCCGACCTGGCCCAGATGGAGATGAAGAAGGCCGGTGAGTTCGATCTGGAGGATCTACTTACACAGCTGCGCCAGATCCGCAAGATGGGGCCGCTGGGCGAACTGATGAAGCTGATTCCCGGGATGAGCCGCGCGCTGCCGGAGGGCTTCAACGTCGATGAGAAGCAGATCCAGAAGATCGACGCGTTGATCTCCAGCATGACGCTCAAGGAGCGGCGCAATCCGGGCATCCTGAACGCCTCGCGTCGCCGCCGCATCGCCAGCGGCTCCGGCAGCAGCGTGCAGGAGGTCAACCGTCTGATCAAGATGCACGAGCAGATGAAAGGCATGATGAAACTGCTGCAGGGTATGCAGGGAGGCAAGCCGGGCGC